In one window of Ferriphaselus amnicola DNA:
- the holA gene encoding DNA polymerase III subunit delta codes for MKLTADSLPRHLAAGLKPLYVIHGDAQLLALEAADSIRAAARSAGYTEREVFTADKDFRWAELRNSAQSLSLFADRKVIDLRIPTGKPGTEGGQALQEHCAQLTPDVLTLITLPRLDKSASSSKWFTALEQHGVTIAADDIPRNALPAWIANRLQRHGQSADRETLEFLADQVEGNLLAAWQEIQKLSLLYPAEALSFEQVKDAVMDVARYDVFKLAEAMLTGNSARYTRILDGLRAEGTATVLILWALTEEVRTLVKLLSGVQRGGNLASLMKDARVWGNRQESVGNAVRRIRLSQAEVALRHAARLDKVIKGLRSGDVWDELLQLGLRFAKA; via the coding sequence ATGAAACTGACCGCCGACAGCCTGCCGCGTCATCTGGCCGCAGGCCTCAAACCGCTATACGTGATCCACGGTGATGCGCAGTTATTAGCACTGGAAGCTGCAGACAGCATTCGCGCCGCTGCTCGTTCAGCGGGCTACACCGAGCGGGAAGTCTTCACTGCCGACAAAGATTTCCGTTGGGCAGAGCTGCGCAACAGCGCGCAAAGCTTGTCCTTGTTTGCCGACCGCAAGGTGATCGACTTGCGCATCCCCACTGGCAAGCCGGGCACCGAGGGCGGACAGGCGTTGCAGGAACACTGTGCGCAGCTTACGCCGGACGTGCTGACCCTGATTACTTTACCGCGACTGGACAAGTCCGCCTCCAGCAGCAAGTGGTTCACCGCCTTGGAGCAGCACGGCGTGACCATCGCCGCCGATGACATCCCCCGCAACGCTCTTCCCGCATGGATCGCCAATCGCTTGCAGCGGCATGGCCAATCAGCGGACCGCGAAACGCTGGAATTCTTGGCCGATCAGGTGGAAGGCAATCTGCTGGCGGCCTGGCAAGAGATCCAGAAGCTGAGTCTGCTCTATCCCGCAGAAGCGCTGAGCTTCGAGCAGGTCAAGGACGCGGTGATGGACGTGGCACGTTACGACGTGTTCAAACTGGCCGAGGCCATGCTGACCGGCAATTCCGCACGCTACACGCGCATCCTCGACGGCTTGCGCGCGGAAGGCACGGCGACAGTGCTGATCCTGTGGGCGCTGACCGAAGAGGTGCGCACGTTGGTCAAGCTGCTGAGCGGCGTTCAGCGCGGTGGCAATCTGGCCAGTCTGATGAAAGACGCGCGCGTCTGGGGCAATCGGCAAGAGTCGGTAGGAAACGCTGTGCGTCGGATTCGCTTGTCGCAGGCAGAAGTGGCCTTGCGCCATGCGGCGCGACTGGACAAAGTCATCAAGGGCCTACGTTCCGGCGATGTTTGGGACGAGCTACTCCAGCTAGGACTGCGTTTCGCCAAAGCTTGA
- a CDS encoding LysR family transcriptional regulator — protein MLPVTMRQFQVFESVARHLNHSRAAEELYLSQPAVSMQIKQVEEIIGMPLFEQAGKKLFLTEAGREMLHYSRTVLEQLQEMELVFSEMKGLERGHLNIAVVSTANYFMPQLLAKFIQSNAGIQVSLLVGNRDAVLQQITENRADFAIMGLPPEGADILAISFMQNPLVVIATPTHPLADGAGIKPRQLAQETFLFRERGSGTRSVAERYFASHRIPLPNNMEMDTNEAIKLSVQAGMGLGIISQHSIGLELETNRLRVLNVDGFPIVRNWHIVHRRNKRLSVAAQAFEQFLLTEAANLTPLASVV, from the coding sequence ATGTTGCCCGTTACCATGCGCCAATTCCAAGTCTTTGAAAGCGTCGCACGCCATTTGAACCACTCGCGCGCGGCAGAAGAGCTCTACCTCTCACAACCGGCGGTTTCCATGCAGATCAAGCAGGTTGAGGAGATTATCGGAATGCCGCTGTTCGAGCAAGCTGGAAAGAAGTTGTTTCTCACTGAAGCAGGACGAGAAATGTTGCATTACAGCCGAACCGTGCTGGAGCAACTGCAGGAGATGGAGCTGGTGTTCAGCGAGATGAAAGGGTTGGAGCGTGGGCACTTGAATATCGCTGTGGTTAGTACGGCGAACTATTTCATGCCGCAGTTGCTCGCCAAATTCATCCAAAGCAACGCTGGGATACAGGTCAGTCTGCTGGTGGGTAACCGCGACGCAGTGCTGCAACAAATCACCGAGAATCGTGCCGACTTCGCCATCATGGGTTTGCCACCAGAGGGGGCGGATATCCTGGCCATTTCCTTCATGCAGAATCCGCTGGTGGTAATCGCAACGCCGACACATCCGCTCGCGGACGGTGCAGGCATCAAACCTAGGCAACTGGCGCAAGAGACCTTTCTATTTCGTGAACGTGGTTCCGGTACGCGTAGCGTGGCCGAACGCTACTTCGCCAGTCATCGCATCCCGCTGCCGAACAACATGGAGATGGACACCAACGAAGCGATCAAGTTGTCGGTGCAGGCGGGCATGGGGCTGGGCATCATCTCGCAACACAGCATCGGTCTCGAGTTGGAAACTAATCGGTTGCGGGTGTTGAACGTGGATGGTTTCCCTATCGTGCGTAATTGGCACATCGTTCATCGGCGCAACAAGCGCTTATCGGTGGCGGCGCAGGCATTCGAGCAATTCCTGCTGACCGAGGCCGCCAACTTGACACCGCTGGCCTCGGTCGTTTAG
- the cutA gene encoding divalent-cation tolerance protein CutA, giving the protein MEPALIVLTNLPDRATAERLAHALITSRAAACVNILAECSSIYRWQDAVEQANEIPLLIKTTVAAYPCVEQTIRELHPYELPEIVAVPVVAGLPAYLAWVAQETTPNTL; this is encoded by the coding sequence ATGGAACCTGCACTGATCGTCCTCACCAACCTACCTGATCGAGCCACCGCCGAGCGACTGGCCCATGCGCTCATCACCAGCCGCGCCGCCGCTTGCGTCAATATCCTAGCCGAATGCAGTTCGATCTATCGCTGGCAAGACGCGGTGGAGCAGGCGAACGAGATTCCTCTGCTCATCAAAACCACGGTCGCCGCTTACCCCTGCGTGGAGCAAACGATACGCGAACTCCATCCTTATGAACTTCCCGAGATCGTGGCTGTCCCTGTCGTTGCCGGCTTGCCCGCCTATCTGGCTTGGGTCGCGCAAGAAACCACACCCAATACACTATGA
- the leuS gene encoding leucine--tRNA ligase, translating into MQPNYHPKDIESATQQQWDDSQAFKASEQSDKPKYYCLSMFPYPSGKLHMGHVRNYTIGDVLSRYHRMKGYNVMQPMGWDAFGLPAENAAMANNVPPAAWTYSNIEYMKQQLKSLGLGVDWSREIATSKPDYYRWEQWLFTRLFEMGVIYKKTSTVNWDPIDNTVLANEQVIDGRGWRSGALVEKREIPMYFFRITQYAEELLADLDQLDGWPEQVKTMQRNWIGKSFGVRFAFPYGDNEKLWVYTTRADTIMGVTFVAVAAEHPLALQAAQGNPALAAFIEECKQGGVAEADIATMEKKGMATGLKVTHPLTGEEVPVWVGNYVLMGYGEGAVMAVPAHDERDFGFAKKYDLPIKQSIQVAGETFSIDAWAEWYGNKEGGVCVNSGKYDGLGYDAAVDAIAADLAALGLGEKKTQFRLRDWGISRQRYWGCPIPIIHCPSCGDVPVPDDQLPVVLPEDVVPDGAGSPLAKMPSFYECSCPKCGGAAKRETDTMDTFVESSWYFARYTSPDCSTGLVDERARQWLPVDQYIGGIEHAILHLLYARFFNKLMRDVGVFGEEAKESRRFDEPFKNLLTQGMVVAPTFYREETNGKKLWINPADVEVELDAKARAIGAKLKSDGLPVIIGGTEKMSKSKNNGVDPQSIIDQYGADTARLFMMFAAPPDQQLEWSDAGVDGAFRFLKRVWSLSVELSDGAKAAAIGNLSADDQTLRRELHLVLKQASFDFSRFQFNTVVSAAMKILNALDKAKVSADRAVLGEGLSILLRLLSPIAPHITQTLWSELGYGDDILQAAWPEVDEAALVQDEIELMIQINGKLRGSVKVPAGADKATIEQMALATDVVQKQLNGGAAKKVIVVPGRLVNVVA; encoded by the coding sequence ATGCAGCCCAACTATCACCCGAAAGACATCGAATCCGCCACTCAACAACAGTGGGATGACTCTCAAGCATTCAAGGCTTCGGAGCAAAGTGACAAGCCCAAGTACTACTGCCTGTCCATGTTCCCGTACCCCTCGGGCAAATTGCACATGGGGCATGTGCGCAACTACACCATCGGCGATGTGCTTTCGCGCTACCACCGCATGAAGGGCTACAACGTGATGCAGCCTATGGGTTGGGACGCATTCGGCTTGCCCGCCGAGAACGCCGCGATGGCGAACAACGTACCGCCCGCCGCGTGGACCTACTCCAACATCGAATACATGAAGCAACAGCTCAAATCATTGGGCTTGGGCGTCGATTGGTCGCGCGAGATCGCCACCAGCAAACCAGATTACTACCGCTGGGAGCAATGGCTGTTCACTCGCCTGTTCGAAATGGGCGTGATCTACAAAAAGACCTCGACGGTGAATTGGGACCCGATCGACAACACCGTGCTGGCCAACGAACAAGTCATCGACGGACGCGGCTGGCGCTCCGGCGCGCTGGTGGAAAAGCGCGAGATCCCGATGTACTTCTTCCGCATCACCCAGTATGCCGAAGAACTGCTGGCCGACCTTGACCAGCTCGACGGCTGGCCCGAGCAGGTCAAGACCATGCAGCGCAACTGGATAGGAAAAAGTTTCGGCGTGCGCTTCGCTTTCCCGTATGGCGACAACGAGAAGCTGTGGGTCTATACCACTCGCGCCGACACCATCATGGGCGTCACCTTCGTCGCCGTGGCTGCCGAGCACCCGCTGGCCTTACAAGCTGCGCAAGGCAATCCCGCGCTGGCCGCTTTCATCGAAGAATGCAAGCAAGGCGGTGTCGCCGAAGCCGACATCGCCACCATGGAAAAGAAGGGCATGGCCACCGGCCTCAAGGTCACCCACCCGCTGACTGGTGAAGAAGTGCCGGTGTGGGTCGGTAACTACGTGCTGATGGGCTACGGCGAGGGCGCGGTGATGGCTGTGCCGGCGCATGACGAGCGGGATTTCGGGTTCGCCAAGAAGTATGACCTGCCGATCAAGCAATCCATTCAAGTCGCGGGCGAGACTTTCTCGATCGATGCGTGGGCAGAGTGGTACGGCAACAAGGAGGGCGGTGTTTGCGTCAACTCGGGCAAATACGATGGCTTGGGCTATGACGCAGCGGTGGATGCCATCGCCGCCGACCTCGCCGCGCTGGGGCTAGGCGAGAAGAAGACCCAATTCCGCCTGCGCGACTGGGGCATCTCGCGCCAGCGCTACTGGGGCTGCCCTATCCCGATCATCCACTGTCCGAGCTGCGGCGACGTGCCGGTGCCGGATGACCAATTGCCGGTGGTATTGCCGGAAGATGTGGTGCCGGACGGTGCGGGTTCGCCGCTGGCCAAGATGCCGTCGTTCTACGAATGCAGCTGCCCCAAGTGCGGCGGCGCGGCGAAGCGCGAGACCGACACCATGGACACCTTCGTGGAATCGTCCTGGTATTTCGCCCGCTACACCAGCCCAGATTGCAGCACCGGCTTAGTCGATGAGCGCGCCCGCCAGTGGTTGCCGGTGGACCAATACATCGGCGGCATCGAGCACGCCATCCTGCATCTGCTGTATGCGCGCTTCTTCAACAAGCTGATGCGCGATGTCGGCGTGTTCGGCGAGGAAGCCAAGGAATCGCGGCGTTTTGACGAGCCGTTCAAAAATCTGCTCACTCAAGGCATGGTCGTCGCCCCAACCTTCTACCGGGAAGAGACCAACGGCAAGAAGCTGTGGATCAACCCGGCTGATGTCGAAGTCGAGCTCGATGCCAAAGCCCGCGCCATCGGCGCCAAGCTAAAATCGGACGGCCTGCCGGTCATCATCGGTGGCACCGAGAAGATGTCCAAGTCCAAGAACAACGGCGTTGATCCGCAGTCCATCATCGACCAATATGGCGCGGATACTGCGCGCCTATTCATGATGTTCGCCGCCCCGCCCGATCAGCAATTGGAATGGTCAGATGCGGGCGTAGATGGCGCGTTCCGCTTCCTAAAGCGGGTGTGGAGTCTGTCGGTCGAATTGAGCGATGGAGCCAAGGCCGCAGCAATCGGCAATCTGTCCGCAGACGATCAAACCTTGCGCCGCGAACTGCACCTAGTGCTGAAACAGGCCAGCTTCGACTTTTCGCGCTTTCAGTTCAATACCGTAGTCTCCGCCGCGATGAAGATACTGAATGCGCTCGATAAAGCAAAAGTAAGCGCTGACCGTGCGGTGCTGGGTGAAGGACTTTCCATCCTGCTGCGCCTACTTTCCCCCATCGCTCCGCACATCACGCAGACGCTGTGGAGCGAGCTGGGCTACGGCGACGACATCTTACAAGCCGCTTGGCCGGAAGTGGACGAGGCCGCGCTGGTGCAGGACGAGATCGAGCTGATGATCCAGATCAACGGCAAGCTGCGCGGCAGCGTCAAGGTTCCGGCTGGCGCAGATAAGGCGACCATCGAGCAAATGGCGTTGGCGACTGACGTGGTGCAGAAGCAGCTCAACGGCGGCGCGGCCAAGAAGGTGATCGTGGTGCCAGGGCGACTCGTCAACGTGGTGGCCTGA
- a CDS encoding UvrD-helicase domain-containing protein: MDLLSGLNPEQRAAVELPARSALILAGAGSGKTRVLTTRIAYLISNGLVSPSGVLAVTFTNKASKEMQARLSAMLPINTRSMWIGTFHGLCNRLLRAHYREANLPQTFQILDSSDQQSAIKRVMKALNVDDEKYPPRELQNFIGRNKEQGLRAHEVEAYDPYTRRKIEVFAAYDEQCQREGVVDFSELLLRCYELLSRNQQLREHYQERFKHILVDEFQDTNPLQYRWLKLLAGQSNALFAVGDDDQSIYAFRGANVGNMQELLRDFHVENVIKLEQNYRSHGNILDAANALISRNRNRLGKELWTAEHKGEPLRVYEAPTDMDEARFIADEVRHLHREGVALSEMAVLYRSNAQSRALEHALVAAGVSYRVYGGQRFYERQEIKHALAYLRLLVNQDDDNSLLRVINFPTRGIGARSIEQLQESAKQYNTTLFDAAARMGGKVTGFVGLIEEMRSATANLPLPEIVDHVLAHSGLMANYQNETGAKKHEAQERIDNLNELLNAATLFVHENEDDSLVAFLTHATLEAGEHQAEAGSDALHLMTVHAAKGLEFHSVFISGLEEGLFPHQNSQNEDGGLDEERRLMYVALTRARRRLYLTFAQSRMLHGQVNYNMMSSFLRELPDELLQWLSPRLTQRTPSAFRAYSPPAAGSTKLPPAPPAPVKEGAWRIGQRVFHQKFGEGTITGLEGNGTEGRVQVNFKHAGSKWLALEYAKLTSA, from the coding sequence ATGGATCTGCTCTCCGGCCTCAACCCTGAACAACGCGCAGCGGTCGAACTGCCTGCGCGATCCGCCCTCATCCTCGCGGGAGCGGGCAGCGGCAAGACGCGCGTACTCACTACCCGCATCGCCTACCTCATCAGTAACGGCTTGGTGTCGCCCAGCGGTGTGCTGGCGGTGACCTTCACCAACAAAGCGTCGAAAGAGATGCAGGCGCGTTTGTCTGCGATGCTGCCGATCAACACGCGCAGCATGTGGATAGGCACCTTCCACGGCTTGTGTAACCGCTTGTTGCGCGCGCACTACCGCGAGGCGAATCTGCCGCAGACCTTCCAGATCCTCGACTCGTCCGACCAGCAATCCGCCATCAAGCGGGTGATGAAGGCACTCAATGTGGACGACGAGAAGTATCCGCCGCGCGAGTTGCAGAACTTCATTGGCCGCAATAAGGAGCAGGGGCTGCGCGCGCATGAGGTGGAGGCTTATGATCCTTATACGCGCCGCAAGATCGAGGTGTTTGCCGCTTACGACGAGCAGTGTCAGCGCGAGGGGGTGGTGGATTTCTCCGAACTGCTGCTGCGTTGTTACGAACTGCTGTCGCGCAACCAGCAGTTGCGCGAGCATTACCAGGAGCGTTTCAAGCATATCCTAGTGGACGAGTTTCAGGATACCAACCCGTTGCAATACCGCTGGCTGAAGCTGCTGGCCGGGCAGAGCAATGCGCTGTTCGCGGTGGGCGACGACGACCAGTCCATCTACGCCTTCCGCGGTGCCAACGTCGGCAACATGCAGGAACTGCTGCGCGACTTCCATGTCGAGAACGTCATCAAGCTTGAGCAGAACTACCGCTCGCACGGCAACATCCTCGATGCCGCCAACGCGCTCATCAGCCGCAACCGCAACCGCCTCGGCAAGGAGTTGTGGACGGCGGAGCACAAGGGCGAGCCGTTGCGTGTGTACGAAGCGCCGACCGACATGGACGAGGCGCGCTTCATCGCTGATGAGGTTCGCCATCTTCACCGCGAGGGCGTGGCGCTGTCCGAGATGGCGGTGCTGTATCGCTCCAACGCGCAGTCGCGCGCGCTGGAACATGCGCTGGTCGCAGCGGGTGTCAGCTATCGGGTGTACGGCGGGCAGCGCTTCTACGAGCGGCAGGAGATCAAGCACGCGCTGGCCTATCTGCGGCTGCTGGTGAATCAGGACGACGACAACTCGCTGCTGCGCGTCATCAATTTCCCCACGCGCGGTATTGGTGCACGCAGCATCGAGCAATTGCAGGAATCGGCTAAGCAGTACAACACCACGCTGTTCGATGCGGCGGCACGCATGGGCGGCAAGGTCACCGGTTTCGTCGGACTGATCGAGGAGATGCGTAGCGCCACTGCAAACCTGCCGCTGCCCGAGATCGTCGATCATGTGTTGGCGCACAGCGGTCTGATGGCGAACTACCAGAACGAGACTGGCGCCAAGAAGCACGAGGCGCAGGAGCGTATCGATAACTTGAACGAGCTGCTCAACGCCGCCACCCTGTTCGTGCATGAGAACGAGGACGACAGCTTGGTCGCTTTCCTCACCCACGCCACGCTGGAGGCGGGCGAGCATCAGGCCGAGGCGGGTAGCGACGCGCTGCACCTGATGACCGTCCACGCCGCCAAGGGGCTGGAGTTTCACAGCGTGTTCATCTCCGGGTTGGAAGAAGGCCTGTTCCCGCACCAGAACAGTCAGAACGAGGACGGCGGGCTGGATGAGGAGCGCCGCCTGATGTACGTGGCGCTGACCCGCGCACGCCGCCGCTTGTATCTGACCTTCGCTCAGAGCCGCATGCTGCACGGGCAGGTGAACTACAACATGATGTCCAGCTTTCTGCGCGAGTTACCGGATGAGCTGCTGCAATGGCTGTCGCCCAGACTGACGCAGCGCACTCCGTCCGCGTTTAGAGCTTACTCACCCCCGGCTGCTGGCAGCACAAAATTGCCGCCCGCTCCCCCCGCACCCGTCAAGGAAGGCGCTTGGCGCATCGGCCAGCGCGTGTTCCACCAGAAGTTCGGCGAAGGCACGATTACTGGGCTGGAGGGCAATGGCACGGAAGGGCGGGTGCAAGTCAATTTCAAGCACGCAGGTAGCAAATGGCTGGCGCTGGAGTACGCCAAGCTTACATCAGCTTAA
- a CDS encoding LPS-assembly lipoprotein LptE, with amino-acid sequence MALRWWLPLLALLLSACGFHLRGQAKLPFETLYLQVPNEYSPLAQELRNSLVSNGIKLAKKSGEAQVVLQIVRELPEKKILTLGGSGRVLEYQLLYSVSLRLYDQQQNDWLPAQEIVIHRDFPWDDTQVLAKQQEEVLLNENMRSDLVQQIIRRLSFAKLRAQE; translated from the coding sequence GTGGCTCTGCGCTGGTGGCTCCCGTTACTCGCTCTGCTGTTGTCGGCCTGCGGCTTTCATTTACGTGGGCAAGCCAAGCTGCCGTTCGAGACGCTTTATCTACAAGTTCCGAACGAGTATTCGCCGTTGGCGCAGGAGCTACGTAACAGCTTGGTAAGCAACGGCATTAAGCTCGCGAAAAAATCGGGTGAGGCGCAAGTGGTGTTACAGATCGTCAGAGAACTCCCAGAAAAGAAGATTTTGACACTGGGCGGTAGCGGTCGAGTGCTGGAATACCAGTTGCTCTATAGCGTCTCGTTACGTCTCTATGATCAGCAGCAAAATGACTGGCTGCCCGCACAGGAAATCGTGATCCATCGCGACTTCCCGTGGGATGACACACAAGTGCTGGCTAAGCAACAGGAAGAGGTCCTACTGAACGAGAACATGCGCAGTGACCTAGTGCAGCAGATCATCCGTCGGCTGTCGTTCGCTAAACTGCGCGCACAGGAATGA
- a CDS encoding phosphoribulokinase yields MSRKHPVIAVTGSSGAGTTTVKRAFENIFRREQIEAAVVEGDSLHSLDRMAFRAASAEAAKNGNNSFSHFGPEANHFDKIEQTFKSYGESGKCDRRYYIHSDAEAKELNARFGTNLGPGQFTPWETVGEGSDILFYEGLHGLVKHGDIDASRYVDLGVGVVPIVNLEWIQKIARDKSERGYSAEATVDTILRRMPDYINHITPQFSRTRVNFQRVSTVDTSNPFIARDIPTPDESFVVVHFSDPKGIDFSYMLGMIHDSFMSRPNTLVVPGGKMNFALELVLGPIIHDLIESKKK; encoded by the coding sequence ATGTCGCGCAAACACCCCGTGATCGCTGTAACCGGTTCTTCCGGTGCTGGTACAACTACCGTCAAGCGTGCGTTCGAGAACATTTTCCGCCGTGAGCAGATCGAGGCAGCAGTCGTCGAGGGCGATAGCTTGCATAGTCTGGATCGCATGGCATTCCGCGCTGCATCTGCCGAAGCTGCTAAGAATGGCAACAATTCGTTCAGCCATTTTGGCCCAGAAGCCAACCACTTCGACAAGATCGAGCAGACGTTCAAGAGCTACGGCGAGAGCGGCAAATGTGATCGCCGTTACTACATCCACAGCGATGCAGAAGCTAAGGAGTTGAACGCGCGCTTCGGCACCAACCTCGGCCCTGGCCAGTTCACTCCATGGGAAACTGTGGGCGAAGGCTCCGATATTCTGTTCTACGAAGGCCTGCATGGCTTGGTCAAGCACGGCGATATCGACGCTTCCCGTTATGTCGATCTGGGTGTGGGCGTGGTGCCTATCGTCAACTTGGAATGGATCCAGAAGATCGCTCGCGACAAGTCTGAGCGTGGCTATTCCGCTGAAGCGACGGTGGATACCATCCTGCGTCGTATGCCAGACTACATCAATCACATCACACCGCAGTTTTCGCGTACCCGCGTTAACTTCCAGCGCGTTTCGACGGTAGATACTTCTAACCCGTTCATCGCCCGTGATATTCCGACTCCAGATGAAAGCTTTGTGGTCGTTCACTTCAGCGATCCTAAAGGTATCGACTTCAGCTACATGCTGGGCATGATCCACGACTCGTTCATGTCGCGTCCAAACACCCTAGTGGTTCCCGGCGGCAAGATGAACTTTGCGTTGGAACTGGTGCTTGGTCCGATCATTCACGATCTGATCGAAAGCAAAAAGAAGTAA
- the dsbD gene encoding protein-disulfide reductase DsbD: MKLLKLFASLILLCAVNLAHAGVFDRIGGNKSATFLPPDQAFGLEVSSCDERTLLAGFRVTPGYYLYRNKVTFELADGNGKIVRTTLPPGEIKDDPNFGKIEVYHQSFQAKIELESVNLAQPLSLLATYQGCSENGLCYPPINKTVMVGLSQTVCAASAATVDEPANEDGRIAKVLQQGNFWLVISVFFGAGLLLAFTPCVFPMVPILSGIIVGHGHKITHRHAFFLSLAYVLGMALTYAAAGVAAGLSGELISNALQTPWVLGSFAALFVILSLSMFGLYELQLPSALQSRLTETSSHLHGGHFGGVFAMGALSAIIMSPCVAAPMAGALLYIGKTHDALLGGSALFALALGMGLPLLLIGTSAGALLPRAGAWMESVKRIFGVMMLGVAIWIVSPLFSISLQMGLWAALLILSAMFLRVLDALPPNASGWRKLWRGIGVLMLMLGAAYLVGALSGARDIFRPLGALGHTQADIPTSLPFERIKSLAELDARIANAQGKRVMLDFYADWCVSCKEMERFTFADPQVRAKLKDTVLLQADVTANNDDDKALLKRYTLFGPPASLFYDGQGKELGDFRVTGFQNAELFLRSLAAAGF; the protein is encoded by the coding sequence ATGAAACTACTGAAGCTCTTTGCATCCTTGATATTGCTATGCGCGGTCAATCTGGCCCACGCTGGCGTATTCGACCGCATCGGCGGCAACAAGTCGGCAACGTTCCTCCCGCCCGATCAGGCGTTTGGACTGGAAGTCAGTAGTTGTGATGAGCGCACGCTGCTCGCCGGTTTTCGCGTCACGCCGGGCTACTATCTGTATCGCAACAAAGTGACGTTCGAGTTAGCGGACGGCAACGGAAAAATCGTGCGCACTACCTTGCCGCCAGGCGAGATCAAGGACGACCCCAACTTCGGCAAGATCGAGGTCTATCACCAGTCGTTCCAAGCCAAGATCGAGCTAGAGAGCGTCAATCTGGCGCAGCCGCTATCCTTGCTGGCGACTTATCAGGGGTGTAGCGAGAACGGCTTGTGCTATCCGCCCATCAATAAAACCGTCATGGTGGGCTTGTCGCAAACCGTGTGTGCCGCTTCGGCTGCCACCGTGGATGAGCCTGCCAATGAGGACGGGCGCATCGCTAAGGTGCTGCAACAAGGCAATTTCTGGTTGGTCATTTCCGTCTTCTTCGGCGCGGGATTGCTGCTGGCATTCACACCATGCGTGTTTCCAATGGTACCGATTTTGTCCGGCATCATCGTCGGTCACGGCCACAAGATCACCCATCGCCATGCCTTCTTCTTGTCGCTGGCTTACGTGCTGGGGATGGCGCTCACTTATGCGGCGGCAGGTGTGGCCGCAGGGTTGTCCGGCGAACTGATCTCGAATGCGCTGCAAACGCCTTGGGTACTAGGCAGTTTCGCGGCACTATTCGTGATTCTGTCTCTGTCCATGTTCGGCCTCTATGAGCTGCAATTGCCTTCGGCATTGCAAAGCCGGCTGACCGAGACCAGCAGCCATCTGCATGGCGGACATTTCGGTGGCGTGTTCGCGATGGGCGCGCTGTCGGCCATTATCATGAGCCCGTGCGTGGCCGCGCCGATGGCGGGGGCATTGCTCTACATCGGCAAAACGCACGATGCGCTGCTGGGTGGCTCCGCCTTGTTTGCCTTGGCACTAGGCATGGGATTGCCGTTACTGTTGATCGGCACATCCGCCGGTGCTTTATTGCCGCGCGCTGGGGCATGGATGGAATCCGTCAAGCGCATTTTCGGTGTGATGATGTTAGGCGTAGCGATCTGGATCGTATCGCCACTATTTTCCATATCGCTCCAAATGGGCTTATGGGCGGCGTTGCTGATCCTATCCGCTATGTTCCTGCGTGTGCTGGATGCCTTGCCGCCCAACGCTTCCGGTTGGCGCAAACTGTGGCGCGGTATAGGCGTGCTGATGTTGATGCTAGGGGCGGCTTATTTGGTGGGAGCACTGTCGGGCGCGCGCGACATCTTCCGCCCTCTGGGGGCATTAGGACATACGCAGGCTGACATACCCACTAGCCTACCGTTCGAGCGAATCAAATCATTGGCTGAGTTGGACGCACGTATCGCTAATGCGCAGGGCAAACGGGTGATGCTGGATTTCTACGCAGACTGGTGTGTGTCGTGCAAGGAGATGGAGCGTTTCACTTTCGCGGATCCGCAAGTGCGTGCCAAGCTCAAAGATACCGTATTGCTTCAGGCCGACGTAACTGCCAACAATGACGACGATAAGGCGCTACTCAAGCGCTACACCCTGTTCGGCCCGCCCGCCAGTTTGTTCTACGATGGGCAAGGCAAGGAGTTGGGCGACTTCCGCGTGACCGGCTTTCAAAACGCAGAGTTATTCCTGCGCTCGCTGGCAGCAGCAGGATTCTGA